The genomic DNA CTTGTCCTTATAAGATGTACATATAGAGACCCTCATAGGACACATGACAGTAGCCTGGTCAGGACCCTTATGCCGTGCCTCCACTAACCTTTTGCCATGGAGTTGATGATGAATTTAACAAGCAAATGATCGGACAGTTTGGAGGCGCCGAGTCAAACACAATAGGACAACTACTGAATGACGTCAAACAGAGGCTACAAAAGTAGAAAAAGAAGGGTCGAGGCTCCCATGAGCGCACCAACATTTTAAAAACGGGCGGTTTGGAACTTTAAGCAACGGTCACGTTGATTCAGATTTGTGAACAGGCACTTACTGCGTGATTCAGTCAGACTGAGGCTGCGTTTTTTTCCTTTACAGTAGAAGAAGATAGAAGATAGAAAATAATAGATATAAGAGTGATTGGTATGGGTGGTAACCAATTGTTGGGTACTGATTTGTAGGTATTCTTTTTATATAGAATGTGTCTGAATATGTTACAAGCCGATATATTTTGTTTAGCTCTCCTTTTATTAGGGTGAGgaatttatgacaaaaaaaatgagaggTTAGGATTATTGACATGTTTTAtatgatattaattaataaagaagcTTCTTGAGTTGATTGAACAGCTGGTACAGTGGAAATTATGAATAATCTAGTTTCTAGCAGGTTTTGgattattgaaattttaggGGAAACGCTGTTAAAATTTCCTGTCGTGACAAACTATGCCCTTCAAAAAGCGAATTTGGGAAAGACTCTATATTCAAGGGGATGTTATTGGGTGATTTTACCTCACCACATAAAGTGAGGAAGCACCAATCGAAAAGCATGAAACTAGGGATTTTGTGCTAATTACTCggataattatcataattattattcattaaatAATTCTATTGGTTCTTCAACGACCTCGCATGAGGGTCGATGACCAGCCGGGGGGTTATTGTTGATCTCCCTTCTCCCAATTTTCCttgaaaagcaataaattttTCAAGACAAGTTAGACATCGTTTTGATTACAATTGTTTTCCTTATTAATATTTCTGACACTGTTGAGCCAATTAGAAGGCCACATCGGACTTTCAACTCCAGATTCATACATGACCATTTTGATAGACATAATTGAAGTTCATGGACTATATTGGTGGAAAAACTTTTTTGAGAATCAAACTGATAGCCTGGTTGCCGGCCCAAATGTCAAGGACCATTTTGACAAATTTACTCCTTAGCTTGGTGTTCAGGACTAATTAACCCTCTTTATCATGTATGCTTTTAAGTTTCTTCTCTGTTCCTAATCTTATATTCACTGTCCATCAGATATCAATGAATGTGAGATTCCTCTACCTGATGGACGGACGAGATGTGGTTCGCATAGGTGTATAAATACGCCAGGATCCTACAACTGCGTAAGGGGTAAAAAAACGACCTTGTTCATAGTCATAGGTATAAGCTAAATCCTGTCATTCATAAAGTGATTTTGACCTGAATAATCAACTCAGTACTCGTTCAATTATTAACCATAAATATTTCTGGTGCTCACGCATTTAAGTTGAATTCATGCAACGATCCAAAGGACTACAAGTTGCTACCAGCATGTTATACTGATCTTGCTTTCCTTCATGCAATAACAGGTCTTTGCTCGAGCTTTGGGTCGCTAGTCTTGATCTTCCTGACATGGTGGGCATACAAACTAatcaagaaaagaagagaagcCAAGCTCAAAGAGAAGTTCTTTAAACGAAATGGGGGTCTAATTTTGCAGCAGCAGCTATCTTCACCAGAAGGTAATGTTGAGAAAAGCAGCGTGTTCAATACTGAAGAGCTCGAGAAAGCTACTGACCACTTTAACAAGGATAGGATTCTTGGAAAAGGTGGCCAAGGTACCGTTTACAAAGGGATGCTTACTCCGACAGCATCTAGGGTTCCTCGATGGTAGAATAGTTGCTATCAAGAAATCCATAGGAATAGATGAGGAGAATGTTGAACCATTCATCAATGAAGTTGTCATCCTCTCGCAAATCAATCATAGAAACGTGGTCAGGCTCTTGGGGTGCTGTTTGGAGAGTGAAGTTCCTCTTCTCGTGGACGAGTTCATTCCAAATGGGACTCTCTACGACTATCTCCATGACAAAGAATCCCCTGTTTCGTGGGAGGCACGCCTACGAATTGCCACTGAAGTTGCAGGTGCTCTTTTCTACTTGCACTCGTCAGCATCAATCCCAATTTACCACCGTGACATCAAGTCTTCAAACATACTCTTGGATGAGAAATATCGAGCGAAAATTGCTGATTTTGGGACTTCAAGATCAGTTTCCCTTGATCAGACTCATGTGACCACATTGGTTCAGCGAACCTTCAGGTACTTGGACCCGGAGAACTTTCAGTCAAGCCAGTTTACCGATAAAAGTGATGTGTACTGCTTTGGTGTGGTTCTTGTTGAACTCCTGACTGGACAAAAGCCAGTGTCTTCGTTGCGAGCAAATGAGGGTAGAAGCTTGACGACATACTTCATCATCTCAATGGAGGAGAATCATCTTTTCGATATACTCGACGCTCGTATTTCGGAGCAGGGCAGAGCAGAAGAGATTACTACAGTTGCAAACCTTGCAAAACAATGTTTAAACCTAAGAGGGAGGAAAAGGCCCACGATGAAAGAGGTGGTGATCGAATTGGAAAGGATACGGAGCCTGGGGCAACCAGCTTCCAGCCCTGAGCAAAATCAAGAGAGGAGCGATTTGTTGGTGGCTGAGGCATCTGAGGGGTTCAATGCTTGGTTAACGTCGGGAGAATCTAATATGGATGCCGAAGTAATTACGTTGTCGGACGTTCACCCCCTCTTACCTAGCGAATCATGGTGAATCACAGTAGAATTACTCCGTTTCTGTAGTTTTTGCCACTGCATTTAACACTGGGTACTATATTTCCTTTGCAGCTTCAGGGAATAAGCAGGTTGCAACTTCttcttgattttattttttaagtgattgattgtaataatatGGTATATTAACCTTCCAATTCCATCATATATCTTATTCTATTGAAAGGTTATCATAAAGGAAGAAATTTCTGAagcatcaattttttttttccatttataagAATAGTATGATGTTTATGGGCGACATATCGAATCAAACCTAATAAAAAGTATGAATTGGCAACAGTTTGAGATGATGCTCATTTAACATTATGGGATCGTCACCCGCTCTCACTCGGTGAAACTGGCAAAGAAACCGTGAAATTGCTCTGAATCTTCTGGGAAGGAGCAGTTGCTTGTTCTGATTCGTTTTGTTATGTTGCTAGATGTcacttttagaaaataatgTTGTTCTCTCTGACTATTTCATGTGTTCCCAAACTACAATGGAGGTCCATGGCCaaatattatgaaataaaaatcataataactaGTAGCAATGTTATTAAAACCAGACCTGACGTTGAACTGGTTACGGTATGGGTTCATGGATTTATAGGTCCAATCAAGGGTTCGATGGGTCAAACCGcacatttaattaaatattaaataatgaatgtattattataaaaaattatgacaactcaaatataaatacacaataattcaaatattgaaaataatgaatgaaaGCATGTATTCTACATAAgctttttctccttttgttACCATGTAATCGGTacaaagagaggaaaaaaaaaggctcaaATGGGCAAAAACATTGCTGTTGCCTAAATGGTTTAAGGTAAAGTCAATGTATGGCTAGCCCActgaactttgaatttttttaaattttatcctaaaagtatatatttttctatgtaaaattaatattttttccaaaaaaaaattatgtaagtAACATTTTTGACCCTCTCAATGAAAATCATGGCTCCGCCCCGGGTATAGGCATGAATTTATTAGGGAAGTTGGAGTTTGTTGGTTTAAGTCTCTATTTCCCACTGATGCCTAATTCTAATTCTTCCCCACCATCTACGAGTTTTTACTTATCTTAAAGAAAAAGTCTATAAATGTACACTATTGACTTTCCTTTTTCCTGTTAACTTTTCTTGCCGCAAAAATGCATACATATTaagtttaataattttgcTTCGTTTGCTTCGGGAAAAGTATTTTTCAGGAAAAAGAATTCCTCATTTTTCTATGTGTGGTAATACAAAATTCTTTGGTCAACAGGAAAGTTTTTTCAGCAGACTTGCATAATAAAGACAAAATgggaattattattattattattataaccACTCTTTGTGAAGCCACGTgccctctttctctttttcattttcaaccttttattttttttatttttttagtttactTATAAACTTTGATTCTTTTTAGTTCTTGTcgattcattttatttttccttacattcactcaaaaaaattttaaaattagcgTGTCTTGGCTATCTATCtatacaattaaataaaatccGCCACATCCTATAAAAGTTAGTGGAGTATCATCTTGATACTCACatgtaatttttctaaatatgaTATTATATGGGTTAACTCTTTATTAACAAAAATTATGTGGGATAGCTGCAAATCattattgaattatttaaCTCACTCGTTCTAAGATTTTAATGAAAGTCATTGAAGATTCttatttaaaatatgaaataatgaTTGAGAATTATTACTTTGATAAGAAAATTGGCGTTTTAAAttgtaaataattacaataagaaATAA from Punica granatum isolate Tunisia-2019 chromosome 2, ASM765513v2, whole genome shotgun sequence includes the following:
- the LOC116193540 gene encoding wall-associated receptor kinase-like 10, with the translated sequence MLRKAACSILKSSRKLLTTLTRIGFLEKVAKVPFTKGCLLRQHLGFLDGRIVAIKKSIGIDEENVEPFINEVVILSQINHRNVVRLLGCCLESEVPLLVDEFIPNGTLYDYLHDKESPVSWEARLRIATEVAGALFYLHSSASIPIYHRDIKSSNILLDEKYRAKIADFGTSRSVSLDQTHVTTLVQRTFRYLDPENFQSSQFTDKSDVYCFGVVLVELLTGQKPVSSLRANEGRSLTTYFIISMEENHLFDILDARISEQGRAEEITTVANLAKQCLNLRGRKRPTMKEVVIELERIRSLGQPASSPEQNQERSDLLVAEASEGFNAWLTSGESNMDAEVITLSDVHPLLPSESW